The following coding sequences lie in one Thiohalospira halophila DSM 15071 genomic window:
- the cobU gene encoding bifunctional adenosylcobinamide kinase/adenosylcobinamide-phosphate guanylyltransferase, whose translation MVELFLGGARSGKSRLAEERAEQLGGAVTYLATATAGDTEMAERIAHHRSRRPAHWGLVEEPLALGRALRNTAIPDGVVLVDCLTLWLANALAAGEERFAAEREELLRALESAAGPVVLVSNEVGSGIVPLGAETRRYADEAGRLNQAVAACCDRVTLVVAGLPWVLKEAA comes from the coding sequence ATGGTCGAGCTCTTTCTGGGCGGGGCCCGTAGCGGCAAGAGCCGTCTGGCCGAGGAGCGGGCCGAGCAGCTTGGCGGCGCGGTCACCTACCTGGCCACGGCCACGGCCGGGGATACCGAGATGGCGGAGCGTATCGCCCACCATCGCTCGCGGCGCCCCGCCCACTGGGGCCTGGTGGAGGAGCCGCTGGCCCTGGGGCGCGCCCTGCGGAACACCGCGATCCCGGACGGGGTGGTCCTGGTGGATTGCCTCACCCTGTGGCTGGCCAATGCCCTGGCCGCCGGCGAGGAGCGCTTTGCCGCCGAGCGCGAGGAACTGCTGCGGGCCCTGGAGTCCGCCGCCGGGCCGGTGGTCCTGGTGAGCAACGAGGTGGGTAGCGGCATCGTGCCCCTGGGGGCGGAGACACGCCGCTACGCCGACGAGGCGGGCCGGCTCAACCAGGCCGTGGCCGCTTGCTGCGACCGCGTCACCCTGGTGGTGGCCGGCCTGCCCTGGGTTCTGAAGGAGGCAGCATGA
- a CDS encoding histidine phosphatase family protein yields the protein MIGEHHTTVDLIRHGEPVGGKRFRGQSDDPLSETGWAQMRAAVAGATPWTAVVTSPLTRCRAFAEALAGERDLPLRVEPDFREIGFGEWEGRTHAEVEAAEPHALRAFRADPAGHRPPGAEPVGDFRARLAAAWERLLAAEGDGHVLLVAHAGVIRGLVAGLLEAPDHALFRMSVGYASLTRLAVHELDGDVWPQIVTHAAPLPEAQT from the coding sequence GTGATCGGCGAGCACCACACGACCGTGGACCTTATCCGCCACGGCGAGCCGGTGGGCGGCAAGCGCTTCCGCGGCCAGTCGGACGACCCCCTGAGCGAGACCGGCTGGGCGCAGATGCGCGCCGCCGTCGCCGGGGCCACGCCCTGGACCGCCGTGGTGACCTCGCCGCTGACCCGCTGCCGCGCCTTCGCCGAGGCGCTGGCGGGGGAGCGCGACCTGCCCCTGCGCGTGGAGCCCGATTTCCGCGAGATCGGCTTCGGCGAGTGGGAGGGGCGGACCCACGCCGAGGTGGAGGCGGCCGAGCCCCATGCCCTGCGCGCCTTTCGCGCCGATCCCGCCGGCCATCGCCCGCCCGGGGCGGAGCCGGTGGGCGACTTCCGCGCCCGGCTGGCGGCCGCCTGGGAGCGGCTGCTGGCCGCGGAGGGGGACGGCCACGTCCTGCTGGTGGCCCACGCCGGGGTGATCCGCGGCCTGGTGGCCGGGCTGCTGGAGGCCCCCGATCACGCCCTCTTCCGCATGAGCGTGGGTTACGCCAGCCTGACCCGCCTGGCGGTCCACGAGCTGGACGGCGACGTCTGGCCCCAGATCGTCACCCATGCCGCGCCGCTGCCGGAGGCCCAGACGTGA
- a CDS encoding CBS domain-containing protein, which produces MSNHQHREPVRVRAVMKEKVDIVDGMLTVAEALEEMRHTETKSLIVDRRHDDDEYGIVLLADIAKQVLARDRAPERVNVYEVMSKPVLGVDPEMDIRYCARLFERFGLARAPVMEGRRIVGIVSYTDMVLNGLRPGGVNS; this is translated from the coding sequence ATGAGCAACCACCAGCATCGCGAGCCCGTCCGCGTACGGGCGGTCATGAAGGAGAAGGTGGATATCGTCGACGGCATGCTCACCGTCGCCGAGGCGCTGGAGGAGATGCGCCACACCGAGACCAAGAGCCTCATCGTCGACCGCCGCCACGACGACGACGAGTACGGCATCGTGCTGCTGGCGGATATCGCCAAGCAGGTGCTGGCTCGGGATCGGGCGCCGGAGCGGGTGAACGTCTACGAGGTCATGTCCAAGCCGGTGCTCGGGGTCGACCCGGAGATGGACATCCGCTACTGCGCCCGCCTGTTCGAGCGCTTCGGCCTGGCCCGGGCGCCGGTGATGGAGGGTCGCCGGATCGTCGGTATTGTCAGCTACACCGACATGGTCCTCAACGGCCTGCGGCCGGGAGGTGTTAACTCATGA
- the cobS gene encoding adenosylcobinamide-GDP ribazoletransferase → MKAPGSPDGLWLALRFLTRLPTPEPRAMDEQAVAASLAWYPAAGLAIGLPVAALYALVAPAGGELLAAALAVAALVAITGALHLDGLSDTADAWVGGGGDRERMLAILQDMAIGPVGTAVLVAVLLVKVAAGAQAGATGLFLAVVLARLVPAGLLLTTPYLRAGGLGEALASAPRQATLGGLAAAALVLLVLDPLAAVAGLAAAFLVAGLLRSFLLRRLGGTTGDTVGAGVELVEAAALVAMALVA, encoded by the coding sequence GTGAAAGCCCCGGGGAGTCCGGACGGCCTCTGGCTCGCCCTGCGTTTCCTCACCCGGCTGCCCACGCCGGAGCCCAGGGCGATGGACGAGCAGGCCGTTGCCGCCTCCCTGGCCTGGTATCCCGCTGCCGGCCTCGCCATCGGCCTGCCGGTGGCGGCCCTCTACGCGCTGGTCGCCCCGGCGGGGGGCGAGCTCCTGGCGGCGGCACTGGCGGTGGCGGCCCTGGTCGCCATCACCGGGGCACTCCATCTGGACGGTCTCTCGGATACCGCCGACGCCTGGGTCGGGGGGGGCGGGGACCGCGAGCGGATGCTGGCCATCCTCCAGGACATGGCCATCGGACCGGTGGGGACCGCCGTCCTTGTCGCCGTGCTGCTGGTGAAGGTGGCCGCCGGCGCCCAGGCCGGTGCCACGGGGCTCTTCCTGGCCGTGGTCCTGGCGCGGCTGGTGCCCGCCGGTCTGCTCCTGACGACCCCCTACCTCCGCGCCGGCGGCCTGGGGGAGGCGCTGGCCTCGGCGCCGCGGCAGGCGACCCTGGGCGGCCTGGCCGCCGCGGCCCTGGTGCTGCTGGTCCTGGATCCCCTGGCGGCCGTGGCGGGCCTGGCGGCCGCCTTCCTCGTAGCCGGGCTCCTGCGCTCCTTCCTCCTGCGCCGCCTGGGCGGCACCACCGGCGACACCGTGGGGGCCGGCGTGGAGCTGGTGGAGGCGGCCGCCCTCGTCGCCATGGCGCTGGTGGCGTAA
- a CDS encoding c-type cytochrome, with protein sequence MHTFKRWSVAAAAALVAGSAWAVMEAPEQDPMEKEIIEERIAPVGSVTAVDKEEAAEESGPMAASEVYSQVCAACHDNGAAGAPIMGEKGQWQPRADKGMDTLMDHALNGFNAMPAKGGNPSLSEEEVQAAIEYMLEETGISL encoded by the coding sequence ATGCATACATTCAAGCGTTGGAGCGTGGCCGCGGCCGCGGCGCTCGTGGCGGGTAGCGCCTGGGCGGTGATGGAGGCCCCCGAGCAGGATCCGATGGAGAAGGAGATCATCGAGGAGCGCATCGCCCCGGTGGGCTCGGTGACCGCCGTGGACAAGGAAGAGGCCGCCGAGGAGTCCGGTCCCATGGCAGCCTCCGAGGTCTACAGCCAGGTCTGCGCCGCCTGTCACGACAACGGCGCCGCCGGTGCGCCCATCATGGGCGAGAAGGGCCAGTGGCAGCCGCGCGCCGACAAGGGCATGGACACCCTCATGGACCACGCCCTCAACGGCTTCAACGCCATGCCGGCCAAGGGCGGCAACCCCTCCCTCTCCGAGGAGGAGGTCCAGGCGGCCATCGAGTACATGCTCGAGGAGACCGGGATCAGCCTCTGA
- the glcE gene encoding glycolate oxidase subunit GlcE: MSPNPTHQDREAELAAAVAEAAASGTPLAIRGGGTRAGCGRPEAGTPLAVAGHSGIVAYEPSELVVTVRGGTPLAELEAALAAEGQMLGFEPPRFGAGSTIGGAVASGLAGPRRAWTGGVRDALLGVRLLDGQGQALRFGGQVMKNVAGYDIARLQAGALGILGILLEVSLKVLPRPPAEATRVLAMGADAARARMVEWGRTPLPLAGAAWVDGRLHLRLAGNESAVAEAGERIGGEAEAGEAFWAALRDRTHPFFGGPFSDGEAPLWRLAVPPAAPALGRDLPGDWLLDWGGAQRWLAGEAPAERVRAVAREAGGHAVHVRGAAPEGEVLTPPTAPALAVQQRLKAAFDPHGILNPGRLYREL; encoded by the coding sequence ATGAGTCCGAATCCCACCCACCAGGACCGCGAGGCGGAGCTGGCCGCCGCCGTGGCCGAGGCGGCCGCCAGCGGCACCCCCCTGGCCATTCGCGGCGGCGGCACCCGGGCCGGCTGCGGCCGCCCGGAGGCAGGGACGCCGCTGGCCGTGGCCGGCCACAGCGGCATCGTCGCCTACGAGCCCTCGGAGCTGGTGGTCACCGTCCGCGGCGGCACGCCGCTGGCGGAGCTGGAGGCGGCCCTGGCCGCCGAGGGTCAGATGCTCGGTTTCGAGCCGCCGCGCTTCGGGGCCGGTTCCACCATCGGCGGGGCCGTGGCCAGCGGCCTGGCCGGGCCGCGCCGCGCCTGGACCGGTGGCGTACGCGACGCCCTGCTGGGGGTGCGGCTGCTGGACGGGCAGGGGCAGGCCCTGCGCTTCGGCGGCCAGGTGATGAAGAACGTCGCCGGTTACGACATCGCCCGGCTCCAGGCCGGCGCCCTGGGGATCCTCGGGATCCTGCTGGAGGTCTCCCTGAAGGTCCTGCCCCGGCCGCCGGCCGAGGCGACCCGGGTGCTGGCCATGGGGGCCGACGCCGCCCGGGCACGCATGGTGGAGTGGGGGCGGACCCCGCTCCCCCTGGCCGGCGCCGCCTGGGTCGATGGCCGGCTGCATCTGCGCCTGGCCGGTAACGAGTCGGCGGTGGCCGAGGCCGGCGAGCGCATCGGCGGCGAGGCGGAGGCCGGCGAGGCCTTCTGGGCCGCCCTGCGGGATCGCACCCACCCCTTCTTCGGCGGCCCCTTCTCCGATGGCGAGGCCCCGCTCTGGCGGCTGGCGGTGCCGCCGGCCGCCCCGGCCCTGGGTCGGGACCTGCCCGGCGACTGGCTGCTGGACTGGGGCGGGGCGCAGCGCTGGCTGGCCGGGGAGGCCCCGGCGGAGCGCGTTCGAGCCGTGGCTCGGGAGGCCGGCGGCCACGCCGTCCACGTCCGCGGCGCCGCGCCGGAGGGGGAGGTCCTGACCCCGCCCACGGCGCCGGCCCTGGCCGTCCAGCAGCGCCTCAAGGCCGCCTTCGACCCCCACGGGATCCTCAATCCCGGCCGCCTCTACCGCGAGCTCTGA
- the glcF gene encoding glycolate oxidase subunit GlcF: protein MQTRIPEHIRETVAGAEAEGILRNCVHCGFCNATCPTYQLLGDELDGPRGRIYQIKDLLEGGEVTRRTQQHLDRCLTCRNCETTCPSGVEYGRLVDIGRELVEARVARPWRERAARRALRVVIPEPRRFRALLGLGRLARPVLPAGLRRRIPARQAAGTWPAPRHARHMLCLTGCAQPALAPRTDAAAARVLDAVGVSLVAAPAGCCGAVDQHLAAPEAARARMRANIDAWWPALEAGAEGILVTASGCGAQVRDYGHLLADDPDYAERAARVSEAVRDPVEVLTAEQLATLRPDPAPRVAVQEPCTLQHGQKLGGRLTALLQGAGLETVPVAEGHLCCGSAGTYSLLQPGLAGQLRQRKLGHLTAGEPEVIATANIGCQHHLEAASPVPVRHWLELFDPEEIA from the coding sequence ATGCAGACCCGGATCCCCGAACACATCCGCGAGACCGTCGCCGGCGCCGAGGCCGAGGGCATCCTGCGCAACTGCGTCCACTGCGGCTTCTGCAACGCCACCTGCCCCACCTACCAGCTCCTGGGTGACGAACTGGACGGCCCCCGGGGCCGGATCTACCAGATCAAGGACCTGCTGGAGGGGGGCGAGGTGACCCGGCGGACCCAGCAGCACCTGGACCGCTGCCTCACCTGTCGCAACTGCGAGACCACCTGCCCCTCCGGGGTGGAGTACGGTCGGCTGGTGGATATCGGCCGGGAACTGGTGGAGGCGCGGGTGGCGCGGCCCTGGCGCGAGCGCGCGGCGCGGCGGGCCCTGCGGGTCGTCATCCCCGAGCCCCGGCGCTTCCGGGCGCTGCTGGGGCTGGGGCGGCTGGCGCGGCCGGTGCTCCCCGCCGGCCTGCGTCGACGGATCCCGGCGCGCCAGGCCGCCGGCACCTGGCCGGCGCCGCGCCATGCGCGCCACATGCTCTGCCTCACCGGCTGCGCCCAGCCGGCCCTGGCCCCGCGCACCGATGCCGCCGCCGCCCGGGTGCTGGATGCCGTGGGGGTCAGCCTCGTCGCCGCCCCCGCCGGCTGCTGCGGCGCCGTGGACCAGCACCTGGCGGCCCCCGAGGCGGCCCGGGCGCGGATGCGGGCGAACATCGACGCCTGGTGGCCGGCGCTGGAGGCCGGCGCCGAGGGGATCCTGGTGACCGCCAGCGGCTGCGGGGCCCAGGTCCGCGACTACGGCCATCTGCTGGCCGACGACCCCGACTACGCCGAGCGCGCCGCCCGGGTGAGCGAGGCCGTGCGGGACCCGGTGGAGGTCCTCACGGCCGAACAACTGGCGACGCTGCGCCCGGATCCGGCGCCCCGGGTGGCGGTGCAGGAGCCCTGCACCCTCCAGCACGGCCAGAAGCTGGGTGGCCGGCTCACTGCGCTGCTGCAGGGGGCCGGGCTGGAGACGGTGCCGGTGGCGGAGGGCCACCTCTGCTGCGGCTCGGCGGGGACCTATTCCCTGCTCCAGCCGGGGCTGGCGGGGCAGCTTCGCCAGCGCAAGCTGGGCCATCTCACCGCCGGGGAGCCGGAGGTCATCGCCACGGCCAATATCGGCTGCCAGCACCACCTGGAGGCGGCTAGCCCCGTCCCCGTCCGCCACTGGCTGGAACTCTTCGACCCGGAGGAGATCGCATGA
- the soxC gene encoding sulfite dehydrogenase translates to MTERDDERTDRSAGPGDPSRRRWLARTMGAAAAATAGWLAPGATLANTPPEVPDWMKRLGFPVGDRPYGRPSDHEGHVVRRVIEGLSPSNHSTASFTPLGDLHGTLTPNGLVFERHHGGVPDIPPAEHRLMVHGLVERPLTFTMEDLLRFPAVSRIHFLECAANTVTERAGPNRESVQFTHGMLSSCEWTGVPLRRVLEEAGVRSGAKWVLAEGADAAGMTRSLPLENALDDALVVYAQNGERLRPEQGYPLRLVVPGLEANLSIKWLRRLEVGDKPWMTREETSKYSDLMPDGRARQFSLLQEAKSVITHPSAGHVLEGKGFREIRGLAWSGAGRVKAVEVSTDGGRHWRQATLHEPVLPKALTRFSLPWEWRGETAWLQSRVWDETGYLQPTREQLVAVRGETSIYHYNAIQTWKVAPTGEVTNERE, encoded by the coding sequence GTGACAGAACGAGACGACGAGCGCACCGACCGGAGCGCCGGCCCCGGCGACCCGTCTCGCCGCCGGTGGCTGGCGCGGACCATGGGGGCGGCCGCCGCGGCCACTGCCGGCTGGCTGGCCCCCGGGGCGACCCTGGCGAATACGCCCCCCGAGGTGCCGGACTGGATGAAGCGGCTCGGCTTCCCGGTGGGGGATCGGCCCTACGGCCGCCCCTCCGACCATGAGGGGCACGTGGTCCGCCGGGTTATCGAGGGGCTGAGTCCCAGCAATCACTCCACGGCGAGCTTCACCCCCCTGGGCGACCTCCACGGGACCCTGACCCCCAACGGCCTGGTCTTCGAGCGCCACCACGGCGGTGTGCCGGACATCCCCCCGGCGGAGCACCGGCTCATGGTCCACGGCCTGGTGGAGCGGCCGCTCACCTTCACCATGGAGGACCTCCTGCGCTTCCCGGCGGTCTCCCGGATCCACTTCCTGGAGTGCGCCGCCAACACCGTTACCGAGCGCGCCGGTCCCAACCGCGAGAGCGTCCAGTTCACCCACGGCATGCTCTCCAGCTGCGAGTGGACCGGCGTCCCCCTGCGGCGGGTGCTGGAGGAGGCCGGGGTGCGCAGCGGGGCGAAGTGGGTCCTCGCCGAGGGGGCGGACGCCGCCGGCATGACCCGCAGCCTGCCGCTGGAGAACGCCCTGGACGATGCCCTGGTGGTCTACGCCCAGAACGGCGAGCGGCTGCGGCCGGAGCAGGGCTACCCCCTGCGGCTGGTGGTCCCCGGCCTGGAGGCCAACCTCTCCATCAAGTGGCTGCGCCGCCTGGAGGTGGGGGACAAGCCCTGGATGACCCGGGAGGAGACGTCCAAGTACAGCGACCTCATGCCCGACGGCCGGGCGCGCCAGTTCTCCCTGCTCCAGGAGGCGAAGTCGGTGATCACCCACCCCTCCGCCGGCCATGTGCTGGAGGGCAAGGGCTTTCGCGAGATCCGCGGGCTGGCCTGGTCCGGCGCCGGCCGGGTGAAGGCGGTGGAGGTTTCCACCGACGGCGGTCGCCACTGGCGCCAGGCCACCCTCCACGAGCCCGTTCTGCCCAAGGCGCTCACCCGCTTCTCCCTGCCCTGGGAGTGGCGCGGGGAGACCGCCTGGCTGCAGAGCCGGGTGTGGGACGAGACCGGCTACCTCCAGCCCACCCGGGAGCAGCTGGTCGCGGTGCGCGGCGAGACCTCCATCTACCACTACAACGCCATCCAGACCTGGAAGGTAGCGCCCACCGGGGAGGTGACCAATGAGCGCGAGTAA
- a CDS encoding pyridoxal-phosphate-dependent aminotransferase family protein encodes MTTQSFHPPERTLMGPGPSDVHPRILEALSRPTIGHLDPVFVEMMEEVKGLLQYAFRTENRLTLPVSAPGSAGMEMCFVNLVEPGDQVIVCKNGVFGNRMQENVERCGGTAILVEDEWGSPVDPAKVEEALKANPDAKVVAFVHAETSTGAQSDAATLCGLAREHGCLTIVDTVTSLGGTPVEVDAWGADAVYSGTQKCLSCTPGLSPVTFSERAVEAIGNRKTKVQSWFLDLNLVMGYWGNEGGAKRAYHHTAPINPLYALHEALVILREEGLENAWARHARMHEALKAGIEAMGLSFFVDEAHRLPQLNSVTIPEGVDEARVRSRLLEQYNLEIGAGLGPMAGKIWRIGLMGHSASATNILNCLGALDAVLSDEGAAIQSGRAVPAAMAKLGNG; translated from the coding sequence ATGACCACGCAATCCTTCCATCCGCCCGAGCGAACCCTCATGGGCCCCGGCCCCTCCGACGTCCACCCGCGCATCCTCGAGGCGCTCTCCCGGCCGACCATCGGCCACCTGGACCCCGTCTTCGTGGAGATGATGGAGGAGGTGAAGGGGCTGCTGCAGTACGCCTTCCGCACCGAGAACCGGCTGACCCTGCCGGTCTCCGCCCCCGGCTCCGCCGGCATGGAGATGTGCTTCGTGAACCTGGTGGAGCCGGGCGACCAGGTCATCGTCTGCAAGAACGGCGTCTTCGGTAACCGCATGCAGGAGAACGTCGAGCGCTGCGGTGGCACCGCCATCCTGGTCGAGGACGAGTGGGGCAGCCCGGTGGACCCGGCCAAGGTCGAGGAGGCCCTCAAGGCCAACCCCGACGCCAAGGTCGTGGCCTTCGTCCACGCCGAGACCTCCACCGGCGCCCAGTCGGATGCGGCCACCCTCTGCGGCCTGGCCCGGGAGCACGGCTGCCTGACCATCGTCGACACCGTTACCTCCCTGGGCGGCACCCCGGTGGAGGTCGATGCCTGGGGCGCCGACGCCGTCTACAGCGGCACCCAGAAGTGCCTCTCCTGCACCCCCGGCCTCTCCCCCGTGACCTTCAGCGAGCGCGCCGTGGAGGCCATCGGCAACCGGAAGACGAAGGTCCAGAGCTGGTTCCTCGACCTCAACCTGGTCATGGGCTACTGGGGCAACGAGGGCGGCGCCAAGCGTGCCTACCACCACACCGCCCCCATCAACCCGCTCTACGCCCTCCACGAGGCGCTGGTGATCCTCCGGGAGGAGGGGCTGGAGAACGCCTGGGCCCGCCACGCGCGGATGCACGAGGCGCTCAAGGCCGGCATCGAGGCCATGGGGCTGAGCTTCTTCGTGGACGAGGCCCACCGCCTGCCCCAGCTCAACTCCGTCACCATCCCCGAGGGGGTGGACGAGGCGCGGGTGCGCAGCCGGCTGCTGGAGCAGTACAACCTGGAGATCGGCGCCGGCCTCGGCCCCATGGCCGGGAAGATCTGGCGCATCGGCCTCATGGGCCACTCCGCCAGTGCCACCAACATCCTCAACTGCCTGGGTGCGCTGGACGCCGTCCTGAGCGACGAGGGGGCGGCCATCCAGAGCGGTCGCGCCGTACCGGCGGCCATGGCGAAGCTCGGCAACGGCTGA
- a CDS encoding FAD-linked oxidase C-terminal domain-containing protein, with product MEPTGTAPPGPGPNGATAPSNPEEAAELARALRRHLPESAVITTEEELRPWECDGLSAYRQLPMLVVIPETEEQVRAVLAACHARAMPVVARGAGTSLSGGALPLERGVVLSLARFNRILEIDADNRCARVQPGVRNLAVSEAAAPHGLFYAPDPSSQIACTIGGNVAENAGGVHCLKYGLTVHNVTGLRVLTMEGEELELGGKGPDGPGLDLLALMHGSEGMLGLVMEATVRLTPKPERVQVMLAAFDDVEAAGAAVAAVIAAGIIPAGLEMMDNPAIRAAEDFVHAGYPTDAAAILLCELDGTNREVSEEVARVRAILREAGATEVRTADTPEQAATFWSGRKAAFPATGRLAPDYYCIDGTIPRKHLGEVLLRIGEICRDQGLSAANVFHAGDGNLHPLVLYDANREGDLERAEAAGRAILELCVARGGTVTGEHGVGVEKLDAMCSQFGAAELERFYAVKAAFDPAGLLNPGKAVPTLTRCAEHGGLHVHEGELPFPDIPRF from the coding sequence ATGGAACCAACCGGCACCGCACCACCCGGGCCCGGCCCGAATGGCGCCACGGCCCCCTCGAACCCCGAGGAAGCAGCCGAACTGGCCCGGGCGCTGCGCCGCCACCTCCCCGAGTCGGCGGTGATCACCACCGAGGAGGAGTTGCGCCCCTGGGAGTGCGACGGCCTCTCCGCCTATCGCCAGCTCCCCATGCTGGTGGTCATCCCGGAGACCGAGGAGCAGGTCCGTGCCGTCCTCGCCGCCTGCCACGCCCGCGCCATGCCGGTGGTCGCCCGCGGCGCGGGGACCAGCCTCTCCGGCGGTGCGCTGCCGCTGGAGCGGGGCGTGGTCCTCTCCCTGGCCCGCTTCAACCGGATCCTGGAGATCGACGCCGACAACCGCTGCGCCCGGGTGCAGCCCGGGGTACGCAACCTTGCCGTCTCCGAGGCGGCGGCCCCCCACGGCCTCTTCTACGCCCCCGACCCCTCCTCGCAGATCGCCTGCACCATCGGCGGCAACGTTGCCGAGAATGCCGGCGGCGTCCACTGCCTCAAGTACGGGCTCACCGTCCACAACGTCACCGGCCTGCGGGTGCTCACCATGGAGGGGGAGGAGCTGGAGCTGGGCGGCAAGGGGCCGGACGGGCCGGGGCTCGATCTGCTGGCCCTGATGCACGGCAGCGAGGGCATGCTGGGGCTGGTCATGGAGGCGACGGTGCGGCTGACGCCGAAGCCGGAGCGGGTCCAGGTGATGCTTGCCGCCTTCGATGACGTGGAGGCGGCCGGCGCGGCGGTGGCCGCCGTCATCGCCGCCGGCATCATCCCGGCGGGGCTGGAGATGATGGACAACCCGGCCATCCGGGCGGCGGAGGACTTCGTCCACGCCGGCTACCCCACCGACGCCGCGGCCATCCTCCTGTGCGAGCTGGACGGGACCAACCGCGAGGTCTCCGAGGAGGTGGCCCGGGTGCGCGCCATTCTGCGCGAGGCCGGGGCCACCGAGGTGCGCACCGCCGATACCCCGGAGCAGGCGGCCACCTTCTGGTCCGGGCGCAAGGCCGCCTTCCCGGCCACCGGCCGGCTGGCGCCGGACTACTACTGCATCGACGGCACCATCCCGCGCAAGCACCTGGGCGAGGTCCTCCTCCGCATCGGCGAGATCTGCCGCGACCAGGGCCTGAGCGCGGCCAACGTCTTCCACGCCGGCGACGGCAACCTCCACCCCCTGGTCCTCTACGATGCCAATCGGGAGGGCGATCTGGAGCGCGCCGAGGCCGCCGGCCGGGCCATCCTGGAGCTGTGCGTGGCCCGCGGCGGGACGGTCACCGGCGAGCACGGCGTTGGCGTGGAGAAGCTGGATGCCATGTGCAGCCAGTTCGGTGCCGCCGAGCTGGAGCGCTTCTACGCCGTGAAGGCCGCCTTCGACCCCGCCGGACTGCTCAATCCCGGCAAGGCGGTGCCCACGCTCACCCGCTGCGCCGAGCACGGCGGGCTCCACGTCCACGAGGGGGAGCTCCCCTTCCCGGATATCCCCCGCTTCTGA
- the cobT gene encoding nicotinate-nucleotide--dimethylbenzimidazole phosphoribosyltransferase: MNDFPAWVSKPPAGPEPAVRQAAERRQQELTKPPGSLGHLEAIAVRLAALQGTQAPRVDPVRVVVFAADHGVTSEGISAFPAEVTLAMVQNFAAGGAAINALARAAGAELEVVDAGVIQDPGRLGGVIPQRVGPGTANFVEGPAMSTDQCVAALDVGRAAVDRARSAGTRLFVAGEMGIGNTTPATALASALLRLDPVELAGPGTGLDEAGVSHKVKVIRRALALHGDAGADPLETLRCLGGFEIAAMAGAYIAAAHDGIPAVVDGFIATAAALVAVRANPAVADWLFLGHVSAEPGHRRLVAALDDTPLLDLGLRLGEGSGAATAVPLLRSAAAIHREMATFAEAGLT; encoded by the coding sequence ATGAATGATTTTCCCGCCTGGGTAAGCAAGCCCCCGGCCGGCCCCGAACCGGCCGTCCGGCAGGCGGCGGAGCGGCGTCAGCAGGAGCTGACCAAGCCTCCCGGCTCCCTGGGGCACCTGGAAGCGATCGCGGTCCGGCTGGCGGCGCTTCAGGGGACCCAGGCCCCGCGGGTGGACCCGGTGCGGGTGGTGGTCTTCGCCGCCGACCACGGCGTGACCTCCGAGGGGATCTCCGCCTTCCCCGCCGAGGTCACCCTGGCCATGGTGCAGAATTTCGCCGCCGGTGGTGCGGCCATCAATGCCCTGGCCCGCGCCGCCGGCGCCGAGCTGGAGGTGGTGGATGCCGGGGTGATCCAGGACCCCGGCCGCCTGGGCGGAGTGATCCCCCAGCGGGTGGGGCCGGGGACGGCCAACTTCGTCGAGGGGCCGGCCATGAGCACCGATCAGTGCGTGGCGGCCCTGGATGTCGGGCGCGCGGCGGTGGACCGGGCCCGGAGCGCCGGCACCCGGCTCTTCGTTGCCGGCGAAATGGGCATCGGTAATACCACCCCGGCCACGGCGCTGGCCTCGGCCCTGCTGCGGCTGGATCCGGTGGAGCTGGCCGGCCCGGGCACCGGCCTGGACGAGGCCGGGGTTTCCCACAAGGTGAAGGTGATCCGGCGCGCCCTGGCGCTCCACGGTGATGCCGGTGCGGACCCCCTGGAGACGCTGCGCTGCCTGGGCGGTTTCGAGATCGCCGCCATGGCGGGAGCCTATATCGCCGCCGCCCACGATGGCATCCCGGCGGTGGTGGACGGCTTCATCGCCACGGCGGCCGCCCTGGTGGCGGTGCGCGCCAACCCGGCGGTGGCCGACTGGCTCTTCCTGGGCCACGTCTCCGCCGAGCCGGGCCATCGTCGGCTGGTGGCCGCCCTGGACGACACCCCGCTGCTCGATCTGGGGCTGCGCCTGGGCGAGGGGAGCGGGGCGGCCACGGCGGTGCCGCTCCTGCGCTCCGCGGCCGCCATCCATCGCGAGATGGCCACCTTCGCCGAGGCGGGGCTGACGTGA
- a CDS encoding DUF3301 domain-containing protein — MLDHTFILTTFAIGLILVAWARGLGFRERALALARQACQRAGVQLLDESVSLAGLRPVWHRGVPAIRRTYQFEFSRGGDRRAGFLRFVGGRPEAVWLDHPEGGLWNP; from the coding sequence ATGCTCGACCACACCTTCATCCTCACCACCTTCGCCATCGGGCTGATCCTGGTCGCCTGGGCGCGCGGGCTGGGCTTCCGGGAGCGGGCGCTGGCCCTGGCCCGCCAGGCCTGCCAGCGGGCGGGCGTCCAGCTGCTGGACGAGAGCGTGAGCCTGGCCGGTCTGCGGCCGGTGTGGCATCGGGGGGTGCCCGCCATCCGGCGGACCTATCAGTTCGAGTTCAGCCGCGGCGGCGACCGCCGGGCCGGCTTCCTGCGCTTCGTCGGTGGCCGGCCGGAGGCCGTCTGGCTGGACCACCCGGAAGGGGGGCTGTGGAACCCGTGA